In Candidatus Micrarchaeum acidiphilum ARMAN-2, the genomic window GTTCTTGTAGCAGCTTTCGCAGGACAGCCTCTCTGTTATCGGCATTCCGGACTCGCCGAACCTCCTTGAAGGCAGGACGAATTTTACCTCTCTCTTTTCCAGGAACCTGCCGCACACGGAGCAGGAGTTTGACGCCAAGTACTGCCTGTCAGCCTTCTCAGCGCATTTCACGCAGTATATCCTGCCGTCGCTGAGAGCCATTTTCTTGGAGAAGTTGTATAGAGCTGAACCGCACTTCGTGCAGCGTTCATTCTCATTTACGTTTAGGTATTCCCCCATTCTCACCCACCACTTCATATTATTTTGTTTTAGCCGCTATATATTACTTTCTAGCTTCCACTATTTTAGACGAACTGCAGGTGCATGCGTATTCTGTATACGGCAAAGCTGCCACGGATTCCGGAAAGCCTTTTAAAGCTTGAACTATTTCTAAATTAATTTTTATGCTTCAGCGCATTCTCTATCGCATCCCGGACCTCGTGTATCCCTGCCGTGGACTTTATGCTGCTGCTCTCGAAGTGCGTCTTTGAGGATTCGTAGCCTGCAGCCGAAAGCCTTTGCATTATTTCATCGACGCCGACAGACCTTGCCTTCATCAATTTTGTTATTGAAGGTATATGGTAATAGAACGGAGTCGCAATTTCGCTCTTGATTGCCTCGGCTATGCGCAGTTCCGCACCCGGATAGCCGCTTTGCTCGAAGTAGCGCGAAGCGTACCCCGCAGCTGCGTCGGATTTTATGCTGCCGAGCCAAAGCCTGCCGTAGAATTGCATCTCGCTGCCGCAGTAGCCGCAGTTCAGGCTCTTCGGGTACGCGCCCTTCGCAGTCTTCACGTTGCTGCATTTGGTGCAGTATCCTACATAGCCTAGCTGGTCGATTGACTCAGATGCCTGCTTGGCACCCTTGGACAATATGACAAATGCGCGGATATAGTGGCGGTTGTAAAAGGCGGCAAGCGCTCCTATGCCGAAGTTGAACTGCGCGGCCTGCCTTGCAATGTAGCCGAGCAGTATCCTGGCTCCGCTTTCGTAGCACAGCTTGTTGTGTATTGGCCTTGAATCATAGATCTTACGGCATGCGCGCTCCTGTGCGCCGCAAAGCACGGCGGTGTCGGTTGCGGTTACCATCATCAGGGCCCCGTCAGAAGTAATCTTGAGCAGATCGTTTATGTTGGGCACAGGACTGCCGAACGGGTCCAAGTCTATTACATCAAACTTTGCCCTCGTTGTGTTGGCAAACTCCTGTATGCTCATGTTTATCGGCTCTATGCGGGACTTGAGCCTGTTGTGCGCTACGTTCGCACTTAGGTCCCTGAATGCGCTGCGGTTTATTTCAAGGCATGTTGCCCTTCTTATGCCTGCCTCTTTGCAGTAGCGTATCGCCCTTATGCCGGTGGCTGCCGTGGAATCCAGGAGCCTTGCATTAGGGTGCTGCAGCTCCTTTGTGTAGTAGCTCACCATGGCAACGCTGAAGTCCCTGGAAAACCTTGCCTCCGGGTTCATGAAGGACCTTGAATGCATCGCTATCCTGGCAGAAGCCTCCGAGTACATTTACTCATCGCCCTCCTTGATTGATTTTATCGCATCCAGCAGCCCGTGAGCATAAGATATGCACGAAAAAGACGTGAACAGGTCGCCCTTGTCAAGGTAGCTCTTGGAATCCGACGCGTACAACTTTGACATCTCTATTACCGAGAGCGCCTTTTTGTCGCCCTGCGCATTGCGCTCCGCTTCCTTTACCGATTCGTAGAACATGCGTATGTCCTTTTCAATCCTCTCTCTGGCTTCAGATTCTCCCTGCAATGCATCGCCTCGCGCTTATTTATATGCGACAATCTTTATTTAATTTGCATTTTGCGTGCTTTGGATGCTTTACAAACAATTAAAAAATTTAATTGCTTTAGTATAGCGGTGTTTGGATGGCAGAACCATGGACTGGATACGCTAACATGATAATAAACTATGTGGAACCGAGCATAAAGGACAAGTATAAACTTTCGCTTACAAATCTGCTAAGCGATCCCGACAGCTACATCGCCAAACCGGACATGTGGATCACGGTTGAGAACATCTCCGACTTCATAAAGGGCTATGTAAATGATATGATATCGAAGATGCCGAAGGACAAGGCCGCGCTTGAGAAGGACGCCATGAAGTGCGACTCAATAACAAAGCAGATAAGCCAGAACGTATCTATGCAGGCGAAGCAGAACAAGGTTCCTTTCATAAAGGCAGATAGCGTAGAAAGGGACACTTCGAAGGACGAGGTTATAAACATTAGCACAGTAGATGCTGACATACTCAAGCTTGTGGAGAAGCTTGTGGCAGAAGCGCATTTCGTATCTGACTTTTCATCTGATTATGAGGACTATAAGATTGGCGAATGGCTTTTTTCTGGTGCAAAGAACTACGTGATAAGGGTCAACATGCAGCCAAACAGTGTTCTTGATCTTGAAGTGGGCAGGGAAGAAGTGCTTGAGATGCTGACTGGCATACAGAACGCCATGAAGAAGGAATAGCTTGAGTCGGATGGCTAAACCCTTTTTGTTTGTTACTGGGACTCCGGGCGTTGGAAAGAGCTACTGTGCAGCTAGGCTCGGAAAGGCGTTCAATGGCATAAAGATAATAGAGATAAACGATGTTGCAGAGCGCTATCGCACTTATTCCGGAAAGGACGAATACGGTTCAAGGATTGTAAGGCTCGGGGCGCTGCGCATGAGGGTTATGCACGAGATAGAAAGGGCAGATGGAATAGCAGTCATTGTAGGCCATCTTGCGCCAGAGCTGCGCATAAGAGCAGGGTTCGCAATAGTTAAGAGAGAAAGCCTGAAGAAACTTGCTGCGAGGCTTAAAAAAAGGAGGTATGCAAAGGGAAAGATAAGGGAGAACCTTATTGCCGAGGCATTCGACTATTGCGGAGAGAGGATGGCTAAATTTGCAGATGTCACATGCGAGGTTGACACTTCTAAGCAGTTCGACGTTGTAGCAAGGAGCATTATAGAGCGCATGGAAAAGAGGGCGCATAAAGTAGGGAGCAGCGATGCGATGAAAAAGCTTTGCAGTGGAGAAATTAAGTACAAGCTAGACGAACTTGCGGAGATGGCGCTCTCCGGAAATGAATTCGGTTTCTAAGTGCAACCCTATATTGTCATTTTCCGGATGTAGGCGCGATAGACCAGCTTTGCGCATCCTTCCGGTATTTCTTTGCTATACAGCACGGTGGATTTTTTCTTTAGGTACGAGGGAAACCTGAATGACTTTGAATTCAGCGCGGCCCTTATCGCCTCTTCAGGCGTTTTGTATCTTGCCTCCTCCAATGCGAAAATCCTCTCGCCGTCGAAAGATACGTTGTCCATGTCCTTGTTTACGTGCTTCTTGTAGAATACTACGGCATCTTCGTGCATGAAGCCTGGCGGACCACGGACTAGTTCTATAGATGAGCTTTGCCGGTCCATGAAGAACGCGATTACGCCGTCCCCTCCGTCCATCTCCTGCAGGGTTATTACCGGCTTGAACGAATATGACTCAAGAAAATGGACCATCTGGCCCGATAGTTTCACTATCTGCGGCCACAGCGTATCATCAGATATTTTTGGCAGGCGAATCTTCAGCGTGTATATTTTCAGCCCGGTGGCTTTTTCGATGGATTCAAGCCTCCTGTACGAATCGTCATCGGAGAAACCGTACCTGCTTATGGCTTTGAGCGACTGTTCTTTTATGATCCTGTATGAAACCATAGATGCGCGAAACAGCGACTCTTCGGACACGCTGGCAGCCACGTTCCTGTCGGGATCAGTAGGATCAATAACTACAAAATTGCTTTTGAAATGTTGGCTTGCCTCCTTTGCGGACTCCGCGGTTGACACGCCCCTTGACAAGGGCTCCACCAGACAGGGCCTTTTCACTGAAGCAAAAAACTCAAGCGTCTTTGTTATGTCGCCGAACGTGTGCACCAGTAGCTCGCACAGGTAGCCTGAAAATCCTCTGACACGCGCCTCTGCGCCGTATATGTTGTGCTCTCGTAATATGTACTTCAGTAGGCGGACATGGTCCTTCTGCGTCTCGCTCAGGCTGGCCATTACGAACTGGTTGTGGAGCTGCGTGCGGTCAACAGCTGTTGCCATTTCTGATGAATCTCTTATTTTGAAGGCAGGAACTATGTCGGCCTTTACCCCGAACTTCTCCGAGATGAGCTTCAGGTAAGGATGCTCGGCGTAGTTTATCACAAAGGATTCGCCATGGCTGCGGTGCACGACCTTCTTTGCCAGCTCTATGGCCTTTCTTTCCATCTCCCTTTCTGCAATGCCTTTTGGGAACAGCATGAATATGTCTATGTCGGAAGTGCCGCGGATTTGCGTGCCCCTTGCAACAGATCCAGCTAGTATTATCTCGACATTGCGAGGGACAACCTTTCTAAGCCTACCCATTAGTTCGTTTGAATATTCGTTGAGTGCTGCAATTTCTTCCGCTGTTGGTCGTATCTCTTCGAGTATGCCCTTTAATACGCCATTTAGCCTCTGATACCCTGATTGCTTTCTGGATCTTACAGATTTGGATTTCATAGTTTCACATCAGACAATAGGATTTAATTGATAAAGGATTTAGTTATTTGCGCGCATAGTCAAAAATAGTTTTGTGCGGGATTGCAGGTTAGCAGCACGATTTGGCTTTGCAGAGTAGGCGGGTAGCTTTGGCAGATTACGAAATAGGTGGGGAGCGCGAACGCGGCGCAGGAACGCTTAAGAGATTCGTGATTAACCGGCTTGTCCGAAAGTCTGCCGCCATAGATGACAAGGTAGAGAAAATGGTCAGGGAATTCGAGTCTAACCCCAAAAGCAAGGGCGACGAAGAGATAAAAAAATATTTTGAGGTTCTCGGGATAAGGCCAACCAAGGACAGGAATGCAGTGAGAAATGCCTACAGGTCGATGGCAAAGAGGTACCATCCAGATGTCTCCAAGAGCATGGGCTCGGAAGAGATGATGAAAAAGATAAATGAGGCTTACAAGGCCATCTCTTCAGAAAAGGCGGAATTTAGAATTGAGCTTGACGATAATGTAGCTACAATAAGGATTGAGAATCGGTTCTTGAACCTGTACGAACAGGCGAGGCAGTACGACTACGAGATTTTTCTGGGCAAGCTCAAGGTGATAAGCAGCAGAAACGAACTCTACGGCGTAGTTGGGGAGTTCACAGACTGG contains:
- a CDS encoding tRNA (guanine-N(2)-)-methyltransferase, coding for MYSEASARIAMHSRSFMNPEARFSRDFSVAMVSYYTKELQHPNARLLDSTAATGIRAIRYCKEAGIRRATCLEINRSAFRDLSANVAHNRLKSRIEPINMSIQEFANTTRAKFDVIDLDPFGSPVPNINDLLKITSDGALMMVTATDTAVLCGAQERACRKIYDSRPIHNKLCYESGARILLGYIARQAAQFNFGIGALAAFYNRHYIRAFVILSKGAKQASESIDQLGYVGYCTKCSNVKTAKGAYPKSLNCGYCGSEMQFYGRLWLGSIKSDAAAGYASRYFEQSGYPGAELRIAEAIKSEIATPFYYHIPSITKLMKARSVGVDEIMQRLSAAGYESSKTHFESSSIKSTAGIHEVRDAIENALKHKN
- a CDS encoding tRNA adenylyltransferase, with product MKSKSVRSRKQSGYQRLNGVLKGILEEIRPTAEEIAALNEYSNELMGRLRKVVPRNVEIILAGSVARGTQIRGTSDIDIFMLFPKGIAEREMERKAIELAKKVVHRSHGESFVINYAEHPYLKLISEKFGVKADIVPAFKIRDSSEMATAVDRTQLHNQFVMASLSETQKDHVRLLKYILREHNIYGAEARVRGFSGYLCELLVHTFGDITKTLEFFASVKRPCLVEPLSRGVSTAESAKEASQHFKSNFVVIDPTDPDRNVAASVSEESLFRASMVSYRIIKEQSLKAISRYGFSDDDSYRRLESIEKATGLKIYTLKIRLPKISDDTLWPQIVKLSGQMVHFLESYSFKPVITLQEMDGGDGVIAFFMDRQSSSIELVRGPPGFMHEDAVVFYKKHVNKDMDNVSFDGERIFALEEARYKTPEEAIRAALNSKSFRFPSYLKKKSTVLYSKEIPEGCAKLVYRAYIRKMTI
- a CDS encoding heat shock protein DnaJ domain protein, giving the protein MADYEIGGERERGAGTLKRFVINRLVRKSAAIDDKVEKMVREFESNPKSKGDEEIKKYFEVLGIRPTKDRNAVRNAYRSMAKRYHPDVSKSMGSEEMMKKINEAYKAISSEKAEFRIELDDNVATIRIENRFLNLYEQARQYDYEIFLGKLKVISSRNELYGVVGEFTDWEARIDRVERALFGKFRSAMKDLEKMNIRIEKAMKSDLGESLLNTLRASRDRNSETLDDARKIDRTIRTALADATKKINEVEDRQRKNIYEQLK